Proteins co-encoded in one Nicotiana sylvestris chromosome 7, ASM39365v2, whole genome shotgun sequence genomic window:
- the LOC104218365 gene encoding L-type lectin-domain containing receptor kinase VIII.1-like encodes MEIYPLLIVLFCFLASNGFSVLSATEFDFGTLALSSLKLLGDAHMGSNKIKLTRELAVPNSGAGKVLYSKPVRFRQPGLDFPASFSTFFSFSVTNLNPSSIGGGLAFVITPDDESVGDAGGYLGIMDAKGTQNGNFAIEFDTLMDVEFKDINGNHVGLDLNSMVSTQVGDLDSVDVDLKSGDLVNSWIEYSGSTKKLNIFVSYSNLKPKEPFLSVTIDLSEYVNDFMFVGFCGSTQGSTEIHSIEWWSFSSSFDVNPKSPAAALPPPPPTASLMNPTADSVTSPPPSMAPLQSNGTVNSEQKSSSSKCHNSFCKQGAGAVVGVVTAGAFFLAFATLVLVWLYSKKFKNVKNSENLGSEIIKMPKEFSYKELKIATKGFDSTRIIGHGAFGTVYKGILSETGDIVAVKRCSHNGQGKAEFLSELSIIGTLRHRNLIRLQGWCHEKGEILLVYDLMPNGSLDKALFESRIVLPWLHRRKILLGVASALAYLHQECENQVIHRDIKTSNIMLDEGFNARLGDFGLAKQIEHDKSPDATVAAGTMGYLAPEYLLTGRASEKTDVFSYGAVVLEVASGRRPIEKETNGVGKVGLNSNLVEWVWGLHKEGRLLAAADSRLNGEFEEQEMRRVLLVGLACSHPDPMARPTMRGVVQMLVGEAEVPIVPRAKPTMSFSTSHLLMTLQDSVSDLNGMITLSTSSSENSFNGGGVGMDLV; translated from the coding sequence atggAGATTTACCCATTACTGATAGTATTATTCTGTTTCTTGGCTAGTAATGGGTTCAGTGTACTGTCTGCTACTGAGTTTGATTTTGGTACTTTAGCTTTGAGTAGTTTAAAGCTATTAGGAGATGCTCATATGGGTAGCAACAAAATCAAATTGACACGTGAGCTTGCCGTGCCAAATTCCGGTGCCGGAAAAGTTTTATATTCTAAACCAGTAAGATTCCGGCAGCCGGGTCTTGATTTTCCGGCGAGTTTCTCTACGTTTTTCTCATTTTCTGTTACAAATCTGAACCCTTCATCGATCGGTGGGGGTTTAGCTTTTGTCATCACGCCGGACGATGAATCAGTAGGTGATGCCGGCGGCTATTTGGGAATTATGGATGCAAAAGGGACCCAAAATGGTAATTTTGCTATTGAATTTGATACACTTATGGATGTTGAATTTAAAGATATTAATGGGAATCATGTGGGGTTGGATTTAAATTCAATGGTTTCAACTCAAGTTGGTGATCTTGATTCTGTTGATGTTGATCTAAAGAGTGGTGATTTGGTAAATTCATGGATTGAATATTCAGGTTCAACAAAAAAACTGAATATTTTTGTTTCATATTCTAATTTAAAGCCCAAAGAACCATTTTTATCAGTTACTATTGATCTTTCTGAGTACGTAAATGATTTTATGTTTGTGGGGTTTTGTGGTTCAACACAAGGGAGTACTGAGATTCATAGTATTGAATGGTGGAGTTTCAGTTCATCATTTGATGTAAATCCAAAATCTCCGGCGGCGGCGCTGCCTCCTCCGCCGCCAACGGCTAGTTTGATGAATCCCACGGCGGATTCTGTTACATCGCCGCCGCCTTCGATGGCTCCTTTGCAGTCTAATGGTACTGTGAATTCAGAGCAAAAAAGTAGTAGTAGCAAATGCCATAACAGTTTTTGTAAACAAGGTGCTGGAGCTGTAGTTGGAGTTGTAACTGCTGGAGCGTTTTTCTTAGCTTTTGCTACATTAGTACTTGTTTGGTTGTATTCGaaaaaattcaagaatgtgaagaaTTCTGAAAATTTGGGGTCTGAAATTATCAAAATGCCTAAGGAATTCAGCTATAAGGAGCTCAAAATTGCGACAAAAGGTTTTGATTCGACAAGGATAATCGGACATGGTGCATTTGGGACAGTTTATAAGGGGATTTTGTCTGAGACTGGTGATATTGTAGCAGTGAAAAGGTGTAGTCATAATGGACAAGGGAAAGCTGAGTTCTTATCTGAATTATCAATAATTGGAACGCTTAGGCATAGAAATCTTATTAGACTTCAAGGATGGTGTCATGAAAAAGGtgaaattttattagtttatgATTTGATGCCAAATGGTAGTCTTGATAAGGCATTATTTGAGTCAAGAATAGTACTACCATGGCTACATAGGAGGAAAATTTTGTTAGGTGTTGCTTCAGCCTTAGCATATTTACATCAAGAATGTGAAAATCAAGTTATTCATAGGGATATTAAGACTAGTAATATTATGTTGGATGAAGGGTTTAATGCAagattaggtgattttggattagCAAAACAAATTGAACATGACAAATCTCCTGATGCAACAGTAGCAGCAGGAACAATGGGATACTTAGCACCGGAATATTTGTTAACCGGTCGAGCAAGTGAAAAAACTGATGTTTTTAGCTATGGGGCAGTGGTTCTTGAAGTGGCAAGTGGGAGAAGGCCAATTGAGAAAGAAACAAATGGGGTTGGGAAAGTTGGATTGAATAGCAATTTGGTGGAATGGGTGTGGGGATTACATAAAGAAGGGAGGTTATTAGCAGCAGCTGATTCAAGATTGAATGGTGAGTTTGAGGAACAAGAAATGAGAAGGGTTTTGTTAGTTGGTTTGGCTTGTTCACACCCTGACCCTATGGCTAGACCAACAATGAGAGGTGTGGTTCAAATGTTAGTTGGTGAGGCTGAAGTTCCTATTGTCCCTAGAGCTAAGCCAACTATGAGTTTTAGCACATCTCATCTGCTAATGACTTTGCAAGATAGTGTTTCTGACTTGAATGGTATGATCACACTTTCAACTTCTTCATCTGAAAATAGCTTCAATGGTGGTGGTGTGGGTATGGACCTAGTCTAG